A section of the Zygosaccharomyces rouxii strain CBS732 chromosome B complete sequence genome encodes:
- the PHO23 gene encoding Pho23p (similar to uniprot|P50947 Saccharomyces cerevisiae YNL097C): MSVPANLYAGLNDIVDVLEEFPVESSRYLTLLHEIDAKCVHSTPQLNKEIDRFISKSNVSNASQNLANINQLFQELMPSLEEKMHVSSIMLESLQHLTSRLELDYEIAIKNQEIPSKLRVGVDNHPAMHLHYELMSKIDAKNHHAQGANNGGNGNGSRSSQALKSESRREAMVANKKPLPIQDTPLMATTPDEDFKDDPNTKKRANIALPPRNVGPPDKKRKRRANVSTVAIPSTSPPVSSVDPGNPKINEFGEPLYCYCNQVAYGEMVGCDGASCELEWFHLPCIHLDHLPKGKWYCDDCKRKKS, from the coding sequence ATGAGTGTCCCTGCTAATCTCTACGCCGGATTAAACGATATTGTTGATGTCCTAGAAGAGTTTCCCGTGGAATCCTCAAGATACCTAACTCTACTACATGAGATTGATGCTAAATGCGTACATTCAACCCCACAACTgaacaaagaaattgatagatttatatcaaaatcaaatgtTTCAAACGCCTCTCAAAACTTGGCAAATATTAACCAGTTGTTCCAGGAACTAATGCCTTCGCTGGAGGAAAAAATGCATGTTTCATCAATAATGCTAGAATCTTTACAACACTTGACATCGAGATTGGAACTGGACTATGAAATTGCAATCaaaaatcaagaaattccCTCCAAACTTCGAGTCGGTGTCGATAATCATCCTGCTATGCACCTACACTACGAACTAATGAGTAAGATTGATGCAAAGAACCATCATGCGCAGGGCGCAAACAACGGTGGTAACGGTAATGGTAGTAGATCTTCACAGGCACTAAAGAGTGAATCCCGCAGAGAGGCCATGGTCGCCAACAAGAAACCACTACCAATTCAAGATACCCCTTTAATGGCCACTACACCTGATGAggatttcaaagatgatcCAAATACGAAGAAAAGAGCCAACATTGCGCTACCACCGCGTAATGTTGGTCCACCTGACAAGAAACGTAAAAGAAGAGCAAACGTTAGCACGGTGGCAATCCCTTCCACAAGTCCACCTGTGTCCTCTGTGGATCCAGgaaatccaaaaattaaCGAATTTGGTGAACCGTTGTACTGTTACTGTAATCAAGTGGCTTACGGTGAAATGGTTGGATGTGATGGTGCAAGTTGTGAACTGGAGTGGTTCCACCTCCCATGTATCCATTTGGATCACCTACCCAAGGGGAAATGGTATTGTGACGACTGTAAGCGCAAGAAGAGCTGA
- the PIN2 gene encoding Pin2p (weakly similar to uniprot|Q12057 Saccharomyces cerevisiae YOR104W PIN2 Protein that induces appearance of [PIN ] prion when overproduced), whose protein sequence is MPICFARDLLARSSFSNDVQNTAKSFSSWDSCMNDKPCKIIAIVGIALASIVAIWLIGGLLTCFRQGVTGIGGFFCWCCNCKPRSRNTKMQPVNDGYSRSQMVGNPSTVIYQPIQPPESAYSRHGHDTYYDERNKSGEVFELEQEFDLEKQRQKSLKGKHRLPAVVHDNEPSVYEPRSGLTNPWNDYNNNNTSPYPNDDFSYRGYEYQKY, encoded by the coding sequence ATGCCAATTTGCTTTGCTAGAGATCTCCTAGCGAGatcttcattttctaaTGATGTTCAAAATACTGCAAAGAGTTTCAGCAGTTGGGATTCGTGTATGAATGATAAACCATGTAAGATCATAGCTATTGTTGGTATTGCCCTTGCATCGATTGTCGCCATTTGGCTTATAGGAGGATTGCTTACTTGTTTCAGACAAGGTGTTACTGGTATTGGTGGATTCTTTTGTTGGTGTTGTAACTGTAAGCCACGTAGTCGTAATACAAAGATGCAACCGGTGAATGATGGTTACTCAAGAAGCCAAATGGTAGGAAACCCTTCAACTGTTATCTACCAACCTATACAACCACCGGAATCTGCTTATTCTCGTCATGGTCACGATACATATTATGATGAAAGGAATAAATCCGGTGAAGTATTTGAATTGGAACAGGAATTTGATCTCGAGAAGCAGAGacaaaaatctttgaaggGAAAGCATAGATTACCGGCTGTAGTCCATGATAATGAACCATCAGTTTACGAACCTCGTTCTGGCTTAACTAATCCTTGGAACGATtataacaacaataacacAAGTCCTTATCcaaatgatgatttttcaTATCGAGGCTACGAATATCAAAAATACtaa
- the MIC27 gene encoding Mic27p (weakly similar to uniprot|P50945 Saccharomyces cerevisiae YNL100W Hypothetical ORF), whose amino-acid sequence MSKFFYSSPNELDTEHQNENHNNQEPRLQSELLSTGNQVVQSPPLTERLHEWRNLLIHQYNVVVAEWSNLKSATKNEIDSGREYINRNVLNDPQENNRLLVPSSILSLGAFFCGRVLTNKNNWGYRSIVNRNPSILGRLLTSLPSRTVLPLALAGVVFNQLTPGTAKNACHTFERDFLSESFVQEYHRIWDQLYVQGIKQGSGQIGETFQNSLQNGIKSIRESISAINDDKKQ is encoded by the coding sequence ATGAGTAAGTTTTTCTATTCCAGTCCAAACGAACTTGATACTGAGCACCAAAATGAGAATCATAATAACCAAGAACCTAGATTACAGAGTGAACTACTATCAACTGGTAACCAAGTGGTTCAAAGTCCACCATTGACTGAAAGGCTTCATGAGTGGAGAAATTTACTTATACACCAATACAACGTTGTAGTTGCAGAATGGTCCAATCTCAAGAGCGCAACTaagaatgaaattgattctgGTAGAGAATATATTAACCGAAATGTTTTAAATGACCCTCAAGAAAATAACCGATTGCTTGTTCCAAGTTCAATTTTGTCTCTGGGTGCCTTTTTTTGTGGACGTGTTTTAAccaacaagaacaattggGGTTATAGAAGTATCGTTAATAGAAACCCATCAATTTTGGGTCGTCTGTTGACTAGTTTGCCTTCAAGAACTGTCTTGCCACTGGCATTAGCAGGTGTGGTTTTCAATCAGTTGACGCCTGGAACTGCTAAAAATGCATGTCATACTTTTGAAAGGGATTTCTTATCAGAATCTTTTGTACAAGAATATCACCGTATTTGGGACCAGTTGTACGTACAGGGAATTAAACAAGGTAGTGGTCAAATTGGTGAAACCTTTCAAAATAGTTTACAAAATGGTATTAAGAGCATCAGAGAATCCATCAGTGCCATAAATGATGACAAAAAGCAATGA
- the HSM3 gene encoding Hsm3p (similar to uniprot|P38348 Saccharomyces cerevisiae YBR272C) gives MSEKGISHTRELFDMLNTALEAAPLPTEINDLLEKGALDLSTHTYSQEDPKRLLSNIKRILVEQNPDSQLDYDLLLQLLNNIISICSFEDVLATFTIDDLEMALTSSVAPLVVAACKVIAKSYPRGIFANSVICDILLKLFFDANVSISIVNSIEQTIATLSSDELIRRRVLVNNSPLLMAIRKQFEPISSARLLELLNIEAAYLTNSEFNEKLFVIRSEEISKSLEVDIVMFIHITAYYTKLLEEVFTQGLSQTHPRKWLLKYILPIIPSFGKIYEKREEFTDVKFFAKSYLFKLFRKVSYLDDESVFASLDRDYIHISKENEHINDFLSFVNPEYLYNHYQSLIIELTSVVPSHLGILRNLIANERCFSLIKDQLTASAILAMPYMEQMVLLQKLSQFSHSVHYLLEYLPKVMSSLLYNENGEVTETESANLRREILENLLKYDKDTLNVWYSPVRDEYKRIVQGTSSNEAQVNLASSYL, from the coding sequence ATGTCTGAAAAGGGTATTTCTCATACTAGAGAATTATTCGATATGCTGAATACAGCCTTAGAGGCTGCTCCCCTACCTACAGAGATTAATGATCTGCTAGAGAAAGGTGCTTTGGATCTGAGCACTCATACTTATTCACAAGAGGATCCTAAAAGACTACTGAGCAATATCAAACGTATTTTAGTGGAACAAAACCCAGATTCCCAGCTTGATTACGATTTGCTGCTGCAACTTTTGAATAATATAATTTCAATATGTTCATTTGAAGACGTTTTGGCAACATTTACAATTGATGACTTAGAAATGGCATTAACCTCCAGCGTAGCACCTTTAGTAGTAGCAGCTTGTAAAGTGATTGCTAAATCTTATCCCAGAGGCATCTTTGCTAACTCTGTGATTTGTGACATACTGCTAAAGCTTTTTTTTGATGCTAACGTTTCCATCTCTATTGTCAATAGCATTGAGCAAACAATAGCAACACTCTCATCCGATGAACTaatcagaagaagagttttGGTGAATAATTCACCACTACTAATGGCTATAAGGAAACAATTTGAACCGATTTCTTCGGCAAGGTTACTAGAGCTGCTGAATATCGAAGCAGCTTACCTGACAAACAGtgaatttaatgaaaaattgttcgTTATACGATCTGAAGAGATTTCCAAATCACTAGAAGTGGATATAGTCATGTTTATTCACATTACAGCCTATTATACAAAGCTATTGGAGGAGGTGTTTACTCAAGGTTTATCTCAGACTCACCCTCGTAAATGGCTCCTTAAATACATTTTACCAATAATCCCCAgttttggtaaaatttatgaaaaaagagaagagttTACGGATGTGAAATTTTTTGCCAAGTCTtaccttttcaaattattcCGTAAAGTGTCTTATTTGGATGATGAAAGTGTATTTGCATCTCTAGATCGTGATTACATCcacatttcaaaagaaaatgaacaTATCAATGActttttatcctttgtGAATCCAGAATACCTCTACAACCATTATCAGAGTTTAATAATAGAATTGACATCAGTGGTACCTTCTCATTTAGGAATACTAAGAAACTTGATAGCTAACGAACGTTGTTTTTCCTTGATCAAGGATCAACTGACCGCTAGTGCCATCTTAGCCATGCCATACATGGAACAGATGGttcttttacaaaaacTTTCCCAATTTTCTCATTCAGTGCATTATTTGCTCGAATATTTACCCAAAGTCATGTCAAGCCTTCTTTACAACGAAAATGGTGAAGTCACTGAAACTGAAAGTGCCAATTTGAGAAGAGAAATATTAgaaaaccttttgaaatacGATAAGGATACTTTGAACGTATGGTATAGTCCAGTAAGAGATGAATATAAGAGGATAGTCCAAGGAACCAGCTCGAATGAAGCACAAGTGAATCTTGCCAGTTCGTATCTATGA
- the AAT2 gene encoding aspartate transaminase AAT2 (highly similar to uniprot|P23542 Saccharomyces cerevisiae YLR027C AAT2 Cytosolic aspartate aminotransferase involved in nitrogen metabolism localizes to peroxisomes in oleate-grown cells) produces MSQAILNNVEKLPADALFDIKQRFSKDPREVKVDLGIGAYRDENGKPWVLPSVRSAEKLVQEDPSYNHEYLGINGLPTLTSNAAKIILGEDSPALAEDRVISVQSLSGTGALHIAAKFISKFLPNRTLYLSNPTWANHHAIFQTQGVKTAIYSYWDSKTKSLDLEGYLQSIKNAPNGSIFVLHACAHNPTGLDPNQEQWNQILDAIAAKDHIAIFDSAYQGFASGDLNRDAFAVRLGIQKLSKVCPIFICQSFAKNIGLYGERVGCFHLVLPQQNDASANLVSIKTAVSSQLSKMIRSEVSNSPAYGAKVAAKILSTPHLTEQWHKDMITMSSRINKMRASLRDKLVSLKTPGTWDHIVGQCGMFSYTGLSPDMVERLESQHAVYLVSSGRISIAGLNDGNVDHVAKAIDEVVRNQAASSKF; encoded by the coding sequence ATGTCTCAAGCAATCTTGAACAACGTGGAGAAGCTACCAGCAGATGCTCTTTTTGACATCAAGCAAAGATTTTCAAAGGATCCCAGAGAAGTTAAAGTTGACTTAGGTATTGGTGCGTACAGAGACgaaaatggtaaaccatGGGTTCTGCCAAGTGTACGCTCTGCTGAAAAATTAGTGCAAGAGGATCCAAGTTATAATCATGAATATTTGGGTATTAACGGTCTACCTACATTGACTTCCAACGCTGCTAAAATCATTTTGGGTGAAGATTCACCTGCATTGGCAGAAGATCGTGTAATTTCTGTACAATCGTTATCCGGTACTGGTGCTCTACATATTGCAGCTAAGTtcatttccaaatttctaCCAAACAGGACATTGTACTTATCGAATCCTACTTGGGCTAACCACCATGCCATTTTCCAAACTCAAGGTGTGAAGACTGCTATTTATTCCTATTGGGATAGCAAGACTAAATCTCTTGACTTAGAAGGTTACTTACAAAGCATCAAGAATGCTCCTAATGGATCCATATTCGTTTTACATGCTTGCGCTCATAACCCAACAGGATTAGACCCAAATCAAGAACAATGGAATCAAATCTTAGATGCCATTGCCGCCAAGGATCACATTGCTATTTTCGACAGCGCTTATCAAGGTTTTGCATCTGGTGATTTGAATCGTGATGCATTCGCCGTTAGATTGGGTATCCAAAAATTGTCGAAAGTTTGCCCTATCTTTATCTGTCAATCTTTTGCCAAAAACATAGGTCTTTACGGTGAGAGAGTTGGTTGCTTCCATTTAGTTCTACCACAACAGAATGATGCTAGCGCAAACTTAGTTTCCATCAAGACCGCCGTCTCTTCACAATTGTCCAAAATGATCAGAAGTGAAGTTTCCAACTCTCCTGCTTATGGTGCTAAGGTTGCTGCCAAGATTTTGAGCACTCCTCATTTGACCGAACAATGGCACAAGGATATGATTACGATGTCTTCCAGAATTAACAAGATGAGAGCCTCTCTAAGAGACAAATTAGTATCTTTGAAAACACCAGGTACTTGGGACCACATCGTAGGACAATGTGGTATGTTCTCATATACAGGACTTTCGCCAGATATGGTTGAAAGACTAGAATCCCAACATGCTGTATACCTAGTTTCGTCAGGTAGAATTTCCATCGCTGGATTAAACGATGGAAACGTCGATCACGTCGCCAAAGCCATCGACGAAGTCGTTCGTAACCAAGCAGcttcatccaaattttaa
- the OST2 gene encoding dolichyl-diphosphooligosaccharide-protein glycotransferase (similar to uniprot|P46964 Saccharomyces cerevisiae YOR103C OST2 Epsilon subunit of the oligosaccharyltransferase complex of the ER lumen which catalyzes asparagine-linked glycosylation of newly synthesized proteins), whose product MTPKPKKITKTASTASSTANTVTQDFKEAYRLALKSYKEQVSSDARLKLIDIFCAFLVVIAGVQTLFMALIRDTFPFNAFLSGFIICVGQFVLLISLRLQVQEPFEGVPKNRAFGEFVIASLILHFTTLHFIN is encoded by the coding sequence ATGACTCCTAAGCCCAAGAAGATCACTAAGACAGCTTCTACAGCATCTTCAACTGCTAATACGGTTACACAGGATTTTAAAGAGGCATACAGGCTGGCCCTGAAGTCGTATAAGGAGCAAGTTAGCAGCGATGCaagattgaaattgattgataTATTCTGCGCATTCCTAGTGGTAATCGCAGGCGTGCAAACCCTTTTCATGGCATTGATTAGAGACACGTTCCCCttcaatgcatttttgTCAGGTTTTATCATTTGTGTGGGCCAATTCGTACTCCTAATCAGTTTGAGATTACAAGTCCAAGAACCATTTGAGGGTGTTCCAAAGAACAGAGCGTTTGGCGAATTTGTTATCGCAAGTTTAATCTTACATTTCACCACACTACActttatcaattga
- the OCA1 gene encoding putative tyrosine protein phosphatase OCA1 (similar to uniprot|P50946 Saccharomyces cerevisiae YNL099C OCA1 Putative protein tyrosine phosphatase required for cell cycle arrest in response to oxidative damage of DNA), whose amino-acid sequence MSPQDTLSGESISNEVSQEKYHGESNENSDENQILVGQAPAKRIVPPLNFCPVERYLYRSGQPSPVNFPFLLDLNLKTIIWLANEEPQDSLLVFCDRHDIQLQFAAINPDGGEDDNPWDGLTEHSIINALQTIVDQDNYPLLVCCGMGRHRTGTVIGCLRRIMGWNLASVSEEYRRFTGSRGGRILVELLIEAFDTNSVKIDHNRAPPWLLTALEQPE is encoded by the coding sequence ATGTCTCCACAAGATACTTTGTCAGGAGAATCGATTTCCAACGAGGTTTCTCAAGAGAAATACCATGGAGAGAGTAACGAGAATAGTGATGAGAACCAAATTCTAGTGGGACAAGCACCAGCCAAGAGGATTGTACCgccattgaatttttgtCCAGTTGAAAGGTACCTCTACAGATCGGGCCAGCCTTCACCTGTCAATTTCCCCTTCTTattagatttaaatttgaagacaATCATTTGGTTAGCTAATGAAGAACCACAGGATTCATTGCTTGTGTTCTGTGACCGCCATGACATTCAACTACAATTTGCTGCCATCAACCcagatggtggtgaagacGATAATCCCTGGGATGGTCTCACGGAACATTCTATAATCAATGCATTACAGACGATCGTGGACCAAGATAATTACCCACTACTGGTCTGCTGTGGCATGGGACGTCATAGAACCGGTACTGTAATCGGGTGTCTACGTAGAATTATGGGCTGGAATCTAGCAAGTGTGTCTGAAGAGTACAGAAGGTTTACAGGAAGCAGAGGTGGTAGAATCTTGGTGGAACTACTCATTGAAGCCTTCGATACAAACTCTGTAAAGATAGACCATAATAGAGCACCGCCTTGGCTTCTCACAGCACTAGAGCAGCCGGAATAA
- the AVT4 gene encoding Avt4p (similar to uniprot|P50944 Saccharomyces cerevisiae YNL101W AVT4 Vacuolar transporter exports large neutral amino acids from the vacuole member of a family of seven S. cerevisiae genes (AVT1-7) related to vesicular GABA-glycine transporters) produces MSSRRRSMEEPLLVPKTAITIPNGRRSSALVAGSLQGRKTSLSRSIPVAQGSKLGKSIDSHAMIDIDSPNFKIEHPEKNEEILNSFRKNYLTNNMGKDSRTSTRSQSATSGTVVMDHRSNHSNSDTESVGKSQDGKLSCAGGDIVRDIYKLANKDCDKTSKGAKSMEDVPLESERQRRQSTASGLNVPGGFRREFIVNKMRQQQQQPRDYGSQPNSSMSSPIEDLEDGLAGENDIDQIPFLTRNFLEFLYVYGHFAGESFEDDFLPEDVKLPKNMGERASLLLEENGHAATSATAAVKVGITPTSKAFLLLLKSFIGTGVLFLPHAFSNGGLFFSIVMLLFFGLYSFWCYYILIRAKEVVGVTSFGDIGLRLYGPWVKFIILFSLVFTQLGFSGAYVIFTAENLKAFCSNVLHFSENIPILYFMLAQFAIFIPLSFIRNVSKLSLPSLLANFFVMGGLVIVLFFSLKQLALESHMKPAEGVVLLFNTNRWTMFIGTAIFAFEGIGLVIPVQDSMRHPEKFPLVLGMVIITSTVLFITIGSIGYLAYGYKIKTVILLNLPQANISVNLIQFFYSLAIMLSTPLQLFPAIKIIENKVFPKFIKIYVKKDDNTTGVEMRPNSGKLNWKVKWLKNFVRSLIVGSVILMAYFGADQLDKFVALIGSFACIPLVYMYPPMLHLRSCSLPNHKGGRINWSAGLDYVLIIFGAISMIYTSYQSVTQ; encoded by the coding sequence ATGAGTTCACGTCGTAGATCAATGGAAGAACCATTATTGGTTCCCAAGACAGCTATTACTATTCCAAATGGTAGGAGATCTTCTGCCTTAGTCGCCGGATCATTGCAGGGCAGGAAGACTTCCTTatcaagatcaattccAGTGGCACAAGGATCCAAACTGGGTAAAAGCATTGATTCTCATGCGATGATCGATATTGATTCGCCAAATTTTAAGATTGAGCATCCAGAGAAGAATGAAGAGATCCTTAACAGCTTTAGAAAGAACTATTTGACAAATAATATGGGAAAGGATTCAAGAACAAGTACCAGGAGTCAATCTGCCACTAGTGGTACTGTTGTGATGGATCACAGGAGTAATCATTCTAATTCAGATACTGAATCTGTTGGTAAGAGTCAAGATGGGAAACTTTCATGCGCAGGAGGTGATATCGTTAGAGACATTTACAAATTGGCCAATAAAGACTGTGATAAGACTTCGAAAGGTGCAAAGTCAATGGAAGATGTACCCTTGGAATCGGAGCGCCAAAGAAGACAGTCAACCGCTAGCGGTCTTAACGTTCCTGGTGGATTTAGAAGAGAATTTATTGTTAACAAGATGagacaacaacagcagcaaccaAGGGACTATGGTTCTCAacccaattcttcaatgagCTCCccaattgaagatttggaagatggGCTCGCTGGTGAGAACGATATTGATCAAATTCCTTTTTTGACGAGAAactttttggaatttctaTACGTTTATGGTCATTTTGCTGGTGaatcctttgaagatgacTTCTTGCCAGAAGACGTAAAGTTACCCAAAAATATGGGGGAGAGAGCTTCCTTACTTTTGGAGGAAAATGGCCATGCTGCTACCTCTGCTACCGCGGCTGTTAAAGTTGGTATTACGCCAACTTCAAAAGCAtttttgttgttattgAAATCATTCATTGGTACTGGTGTCCTTTTCCTACCACATGCCTTTTCTAACGGTGGGTTATTCTTCAGTATAGTCATGTTGTTATTTTTTGGATTATATTCGTTTTGGTGTTATTATATTTTGATCAGAGCCAAGGAGGTCGTTGGTGTAACTTCCTTTGGTGACATTGGATTGCGGTTGTACGGCCCGTGGGTTAAATTCATTATTTTGTTTTCATTAGTATTCACACAATTAGGATTTTCTGGTGCTTATGTGATCTTTACCGCTGAAAACTTAAAGGCATTCTGTTCCAACGTATTGCATTTTAGTGAGAATATACCCATCCTCTATTTCATGTTAGCACAGTTCGCAATCTTTATCCCACTTTCATTCATTAGAAAcgtttccaaattgtcaCTACCTTCTCTATTGGCCAACTTTTTTGTCATGGGTGGTCTAGTCATTGTTTTATTCTTCAGTCTCAAGCAGTTGGCATTAGAATCTCATATGAAACCAGCAGAAGGTGTTGTTCTTCTATTTAATACAAACCGTTGGACAATGTTTATTGGTACTGCCATTTTTGCATTTGAAGGTATTGGGCTTGTAATCCCAGTACAAGATTCCATGCGGCATCCAGAGAAATTCCCGCTGGTCCTTGGTATGGTTATTATAACTTCTACGGTCCttttcattactattgGTTCCATCGGATATTTGGCTTACGGTTACAAGATTAAGACAGTAATCCTGTTAAATTTACCACAGGCGAATATTTCTGttaatttaattcaatttttctattcATTGGCAATTATGTTGTCTACGCCTTTGCAATTGTTCCCTGCCATTAAGATTATTGAGAATAAAGTTTTCCctaaatttatcaagatttatgtgaaaaaagatgataatacTACAGGTGTTGAAATGAGACCTAATTCAGGTAAACTTAACTGGAAAGTCAAATGgttgaagaattttgtTAGATCATTAATTGTTGGGTCAGTCATTCTAATGGCATATTTCGGAGctgatcaattggataaattcgTAGCATTGATTGGATCATTTGCCTGTATTCCACTAGTTTACATGTATCCACCGATGCTTCATTTGCGTTCTTGCAGCTTACCCAATCATAAAGGTGGGAGGATTAACTGGTCCGCTGGATTGGACTACGTTTTAATTATCTTTGGTGCCATTAGCATGATTTACACATCTTATCAAAGTGTCACCCAATGA
- a CDS encoding uncharacterized protein (no similarity), protein MGVIYLFAKIDKVHLEGETVRVVYKEDNENLKLRNPLEGFFDRWMRNLAPSNIKKLWELKFIWGQRNL, encoded by the coding sequence ATGGGGGTTATTTATTTGTTTGCGAAGATCGATAAGGTTCATCTTGAAGGAGAAACCGTCAGAGTTGTTTATAAGGAAGATAACGAAAACTTGAAACTAAGAAATCCTTTAGAAGGATTCTTTGACCGTTGGATGAGAAATCTCGCTCCTAGTAACATAAAGAAACTTTGGGAACTGAAATTCATCTGGGGCCAGAGAAATCTGTAA
- the RAS2 gene encoding Ras family GTPase RAS2 (similar to uniprot|P01120 Saccharomyces cerevisiae YNL098C RAS2 GTP-binding protein that regulates the nitrogen starvation response sporulation and filamentous growth farnesylation and palmitoylation required for activity and localization to plasma membrane homolog of mammalian Ras proto-oncogenes) gives MSLNKSNIREYKLVVVGGGGVGKSALTIQLIQSHFVDEYDPTIEDSYRKQVVIDDKVTILDILDTAGQEEYSAMREQYMRTGEGFLLVYSVTSRTSFDELLTYYQQIQRVKDSDYVPVLVVGNKSDLDEERQVSYEDGLHMAQQMSAPFLETSAKQAINVEEAFYTLVRLVRDDGGAYHKSGRRRMTQGQANDNTNYVGAAGAAGGGSVDGYPGAADSGNFAGNTSYTQASTVPDSVVRKQTGNPTSAAAGSGQQTGSQAGANSAANDSKQTRAQQSQAPGNTMKESKSGSSKCCVLQ, from the coding sequence ATGTCGTTAAACAAGTCGAATATAAGAGAGTATAAACTCGTCGTTGTTGGTGGAGGTGGTGTCGGTAAATCTGCTTTAACgattcaattgatccaatcCCATTTCGTTGATGAATACGATCCAACAATTGAAGACTCATATCGGAAACAAGTTGTGATTGACGATAAAGTTACCATTTTGGATATTTTAGATACTGCAGgtcaagaagaatattCTGCAATGAGGGAACAATACATGCGTACAGGTGAAGGTTTCTTACTCGTTTACTCAGTTACATCCAGAACATCATTTGACGAATTGTTAACCTATTACCAACAAATTCAACGTGTTAAGGATTCCGATTATGTTCCTGTGCTTGTCGTTGGTAACAAATCcgatttggatgaagaacGTCAAGTCTCCTACGAGGATGGATTGCATATGGCTCAACAGATGAGTGCACCATTTTTAGAAACTTCAGCCAAGCAGGCAATAAACGTAGAAGAAGCATTTTACACGTTAGTACGTCTAGTGAGAGACGATGGTGGTGCTTATCATAAATCTGGTAGACGTAGAATGACACAGGGTCAAGCCAACGACAACACGAATTATGTTGGTGCTGCAGGTGCTGCAGGCGGTGGCTCGGTCGATGGATATCCAGGTGCTGCGGACAGTGGTAATTTCGCTGGTAATACAAGTTATACTCAGGCAAGCACAGTCCCAGATTCTGTAGTCAGAAAACAAACGGGAAATCCTACTTCTGCAGCGGCTGGTTCCGGACAGCAGACTGGATCTCAGGCTGGTGCTAACAGTGCGGCAAATGATTCTAAACAAACAAGAGCTCAACAATCTCAAGCTCCCGGTAATACAATGAAGGAATCGAAAAGTGGATCTAGTAAGTGTTGCGTGCTTCAATAG